A part of Myxococcus landrumus genomic DNA contains:
- a CDS encoding MBL fold metallo-hydrolase, whose translation MPLRFKNLDGTGPQPFSTVFKWAVADKLSGRRRKSPDHAPVPHVAPDLALLATPPAPGEGARLTWLGHASWLVQLDGISLVIDPVLRDAINVVIRRNVPPGIPTHQLPPITASLVSHNHYDHLDLPTLTDIRAPIVTGLGHAPVFRGSGLAVTELDWWHSTRVGPVTVHFVPSQHWSRRGLNDANDMLWGGFVIEGSSARLYHSGDTAWFEGFHDIGQRFPHLDAAMLPIGAYDPEWFMSRQHMNPEEAVRAFEALRARDFLAMHWGTFKLTDEPLDEPPRRLDAEWTRRDLPRQRLHVLPVGGTLTVHSG comes from the coding sequence ATGCCTCTGCGCTTCAAGAACCTCGACGGCACCGGCCCTCAACCCTTCAGCACCGTCTTCAAATGGGCCGTCGCCGACAAACTCTCGGGCCGCCGCCGCAAGTCCCCCGACCACGCCCCCGTCCCCCACGTCGCCCCAGACCTCGCCCTCCTCGCCACGCCCCCCGCCCCCGGTGAAGGCGCCCGCCTCACCTGGCTCGGCCACGCGAGCTGGCTCGTGCAACTCGATGGCATCTCCCTCGTCATCGACCCCGTCCTGCGCGACGCCATCAACGTCGTCATCCGCCGCAACGTCCCTCCCGGCATCCCCACCCACCAGCTTCCGCCCATCACCGCCAGCCTCGTCTCCCACAACCACTACGACCACCTGGACCTCCCCACCCTCACCGACATCCGAGCCCCCATCGTCACCGGCCTCGGCCACGCCCCCGTGTTCCGCGGCAGCGGCCTCGCCGTCACCGAGCTCGACTGGTGGCACTCCACCCGCGTGGGCCCCGTCACCGTCCACTTCGTCCCCTCCCAACACTGGAGCCGGCGCGGCCTCAACGACGCCAATGACATGCTCTGGGGCGGCTTCGTCATCGAAGGCTCCAGCGCCCGCCTCTACCACTCCGGCGACACCGCCTGGTTCGAGGGCTTCCACGACATCGGCCAGCGCTTCCCCCACCTCGACGCCGCCATGCTCCCCATCGGCGCGTATGACCCGGAATGGTTCATGAGCCGCCAGCACATGAATCCCGAGGAAGCCGTGCGAGCCTTTGAAGCCCTCCGCGCCCGGGACTTCCTCGCCATGCACTGGGGCACTTTCAAGCTCACCGACGAGCCGCTCGACGAGCCGCCCCGCCGCCTGGACGCCGAGTGGACGCGCCGTGACTTGCCGCGACAACGCCTCCACGTCCTACCCGTGGGCGGAACTCTCACCGTGCACAGCGGTTGA